The DNA window TTCTTCTCTTGGATCTCTGAAAGGCCGCTTTCTTAAGCCCTCAGAAGATGATGACATCAGAGGTGAGTTAATATCACCCTTTTTTACCGGACTTCTTATCTCTGTATGCTTTTTAATACCTCTACTATTGCAGAGCGCCCTCCTCCCACATCTCGGTCATTTCTGAAGCCCAGCTTAGACGCTGACGACCACTCTGGTCCACAGACCCGCAATTTACCGACCGTGAAAAAGAGTGACAGTCTGAGCCATCAACCTGATTCtttaaagaaagaagaagagcgaGGCGCTGTGAAGCTAATAACTCCTCAGTGTGATGGCAAAGTGACAAAATCAAGGTCAGTTGTTTTAAAGAGAAACAAGAATGTGATGAATGAGGATTCCTGTTGAAGCAGATTGACTTTTTTGACAGTACCAACTACTTCAACGCAAGCTTTCGACAAAATTCGGAATCAAAACATACAGACAAAAACCTAACCTGCAAAAATGAAAGTGTATGAATTacacgctaacgatggatcgatagcgctgcgcccgagatggatccatcgttagcgatggatataactgccttgcgctggagaacgatgctttgacactgcgctgatgatataatgacaatcgttgatctgctaattgcatacaatgacagggttagggttaggggttgggggttagggttcacactccccccttgccgagaacggtaacaaagtgaactgcttgacaattcatcaaagattttaaatttgcatgcatcgacttcttgttgattcttgtaggtaacaacgctcagcgctgccatctgttgtcatctaaacaaactacacacatccatccgGGGCACAGTAATATACCATCGATCGTGAgggcacaaatcgatcgatttctgcgctaacgatggatccatctcgggcgcagcgctgTCGAttgatcgcgcagatccatcgttagcgtgCATATATACACATTACTGCCTTAACAGACAACCtcattaataattttgtttataAATTCTTCTGTGCGACTTGTATTCTGTTTGAAGGCATCTAGTTCTGTTTGTGCATCTATTATATTTCATGAAACTATTTTGCCTGAAACCAACAGACTATTATGTGTACTTGGTCATGTGTACCCTAAAGTCATATTGTTTAAAGCCccattcttattcttattctaatATATGTAGGTTTTTGTTAGCTATGATCTCGCCATCCTCCTTTAGAAGAGGTTGCGGTACTTTGTGAATAGCTTTACCAAGGTAGACACTGACTCAAGTGCTCTTACAGATCCCCATTGTAATGTCATACTGCCTTAGGCAAGATTATCAACACTTTGAGTAGCCTTTTTAAGTCTTTCTTTGTTTTGCCTTGTTAGTCTAAGTTGTTTGCTGAAACCGGCGCTCACACAGAAGCCCTGCAGCATGAAAAGGGAGTCTACAGTGTCATTGCCTCATTACATTTAGCAATGAGAAGTGTAATAGCCCAGAACAAGGCTTCCCTGATGTTAATGAGTCAGAACAGACATagtgagagtttttttttgggcggggaaaaaaacaattacagtaaACGGTTCACACAAGATGCCTTAAAGTCATACTCTTTGTGTTGCTGTTTCAAGTGACAGCGACAgtcaagaagaagaggaggaggaggaggaggcagttCCAATCCTCTCAGAAGAAGAGATGAACAAACTGGGTGCCAAGCTGGTGAAGGCGGAGATTATGGGAAACACGGTGAGTTGATACTTCTAATAAATTGTCAATGTAATGATATTGTCTTCCACTACAAGCGTCCatgtcactacttcctgaatctgcacttTAAGCAACAtgggaaatgtattttttttagccataaatGAGTTGTATCGCTGTAAACAAAGGGCAATGTCTGCATTTCCGGTACGGATTGCGTAGTGACAATGCAGAAGGCATCTACATCCGGTCGGCCTATGTTTTGTTATTCATGTGTAATCTACGCCATCCGTGGATCtatttttagattagattagattcaactttattgttattgctcatgtcactggtacagggcaacaaaatgcagttagcatccaaccagaagtgcaattttataagtaccttagtagtaagtaaatgtagaaaaatggacagatctatgtacaaactataacaggctatgactataatacagtaagGATATGTACATGGATATAACTGACTATGAATGAATATGGAATGAATACTAAtgaatatggctattgcagattatacagattataaacagtatgcacagtatggatgtgacaatatataataacagtaatatgtacagtattgcagtgaagtgactagagtatggctattgcagattatataaattataaacagtatgatctatgaatgcaacaagatataacagtaatatgtacaatagtgcaatgaagtgatgggggggggggcatagacGTGCTTAAGTTTTTATGTCATAAGACAACATGCTGACAAATAATAgtcacaaaaaaataaccccCAAATATATTCCACATATTAAGTGTAGACCATATCTTCACTGCAATGCCCatgtgcatgcattttttttttcctagtgCTGATTGGAAAGTATATCAGTCTATTCACTTGATCGCATTATTGATCTTTACTTTTTACTCCCTCCCAGTGTGTTCTCACACAAACACTGCACAGATCAGTGTCAGGATCTATTGTAGAGCAATAAAGAAGTGTCTCTTAACACACAAAGCGAAGACATCTCCGTCCCAGACACGGCAATCAAACCGAGATTCCCAGGCCTCCTAGTGCACGTTTAAGTGTTTTGTACATAAAGGTATTGATTTTGTGCACCTAAAGGTACCTATATTTGTCATGTCTGTAATAGGTGTGTTCTCGCTGAGGTCCCTGCAATACAATTTCACTAAATCTTGAACTTGATTCTTTAGTTTGTGAaatgaaatgtgcattttttttcttaaatctttttttattttttttttttagcaattttgGCCACTAATAGTTCTATCTCTGTATTTCAGGCCATGGTTGAGAAGCTGAAATGCCAGTTGGAGGCAGCTCGTAAGGCCAAAGAGAACCACGCCGCACAAATGAAGATCCACCAAACGGCGAAATCAAACCAggtatgaaaatattgcattcattACCACTTTGCTGCACTCACTATGCATTCGTTTTCACATttcgactgttttttttttttcttcaaaatatttcaaaatggctgctagacccgagttcaattccaccctcggccatctctgtgtggagtttgcatgttctccccgtgcgtgtgtgggttttctccgggtactccggtttcctctcacaatccaaaaacatgctaggttaattggcgactccaaattgtccataggtatgaatgtgagtgtgaatggttgtttgtctatatgtgccctgtgattggctggcgaccagtccagggtgtaccccgcctctcgcctgaagacagctgggataggctccagcaccccccacgacccttatgaggataagcagtagaaaatgaatgaatggtgcagttttgtactttttttgtactttttgctACTGGTATTAAAATACATGAAACAACTGTTGCCAAACCACACCACAAATTCCAGTTTCCAAAATTAGAGCAAAGCTGTTATGTTTctatttttgtagatttttgtcTATACCTATCTAGGGGAATTTATACACATGTGGGTAATTCAGGTCATCAACAGAGAGTTATGAAATCGCTCTGACCTCCTCAGATGTTCCTATATGTGTGCCATGGACCACTTTCTGAATAGTACAAGTTGTGAGCAAAGGTATGCCATTTACGGCATATTACTCATACCTCGATGAATTCCACTGTACGGCTTCTCGAAAAAGATTAAGTGCACTAAAACTTTACGCTTCTATTAGGGAGAGGCTCTTCAAGTGATGGAGCGCCCTTGACTGGTGCTTGAAGAGGTCCTTCGAGTCGGTCTTGTTTAGGGAGGGTTCATCACTCGCTGCTTCGTATTTACTTTCTCGCCTGATTGTGTGCAGCCTTGCAATGCCCAATTGACTTCAGCACACCATTCATACACTCCCCTCACTTACACACACTCTACAAGCGTTTTTATAGGCTCTTGTCCAGCATGTGTCTCCTTTGCTGAGACTTGTCTAATCACGAGTCGTCGAGTTCCTTGTTAGTGTAATTAGTGTGCTTCCATTGTATCTAACAGATGAATGATCTACGATGAGCAAGGCTAGGTCTAACGGACATAATACCAACTCACAAGATACTTTCAATGTTTTAAACCATTATTTCCTAGTAATACGGTAACTACTGAAATGGCATTATAATGTAACAACTACCTGGTTTTATTCGGTTTTAGAGAAATATTCAACTGTAATAATGTTTATAAAATATCTGAGCATTTTGGGGGATTCTTGTCAGTCAGAGGAATTTATAATCTGTTTTGGTGATCTCAGACGGCTGGCAGATCGAGTGAGGACCGGGAGGTCGTGCTGTTCAGAACAGACCAGTCCGGTCAGGCCTGGCCGGTCAAACCCCTGTCAGGACCGCAGGAGCCCCACGGAGGACGACGGAAAAAGAAGTCGGTAAGTGATGAATACTGAACTGCTGCCAAACAGCATTCATGTGCATTTAGCTAATGTCACAGATGCACCAAAACGCAGACACCATTTGTAGCCCATTCGGAAATCTATTAAATGATGTTAACTGTGTTCCGCACGCTTATTAATACTATTACTAATAATGATGCTCTTCTTTCTCTGTCCAGATCGAGACCCATGTTGACGGGCAGCGCGTGCGCTACTTTCAGGATGACGACAGTGTGGGTCTGCAGGAGATGGTCAGGAGGGAGAAGATGAGCTCCGCACAGGATCAGAATGCCCTCTACTCTCGAATGGCTGCCAAGGTAAGAAGGGGCTTTTATCACAAACTGTGCAGTGCAGTGTTCAACAAAGTTAAACACTTAAATAGCGACCTAAAGGTATTTGGTCAACACtgaccatgcaaaaaaaacagcctggcTTGTAGAAGATAAGGTTGGCTATATTTCCCGGCCTGGGGAATTTAGAAGAGTATTAAAATGTTCATGCTCATGAAAGTCAGCAGCCAGCATTTCTTTAAAATGAGGCAACAGCAAGTGGGAGGTAATTTATGCTGTTATAATTCCATTTATAAGATAAATACATACACTAAAAATTACCATTAAATATGCAGTTTACCTATAGCTAATCATTGGAACAATTAAATATGAATTTCATTGTTTGAATATAACACTAGTAAATAAATGGTTAAGACATTTTTTGTGACATATTATTAACTCATCAATGTATTTGTATGCTGATGTCTAATTTGCGTAATTTGTCATGATATAATTGCATTGgcaatttataaatattttgctAGACACTCTGCGGGCCCTTTctaaataatagtaaaagttatgcttttttttgttgttgtctttgtaaTCCACATAGAATGGCCGTTCATGATTGTTGTGTGCTTACGTGATGTGCTGTCTCTTTTTTGGTTCTCATCGTCAATATGTTTGATGACTGTCAGTCTAGTCTGTTTTGCACAGATTTTCAATGAAGTTACAATCAAGGCAGACGTACTCTTAAAGGAGGGAAactactatgtgtgtgtgtgtgttcttgtaaATACAGAGTAGCTGTCCGTATTTGtttacatacacatgcacacacaccggCATGCTTggtgtgtatatttatatatacacccATTCTGCACCTACTTAGAGTTACACTAAAAATATTTCCACAGTTACCATGGCAGGGCTTCTATAAATACCACTTACAATCACAGGTATAGATTTCTGAGAGACAACCGGGTTTTGCTCCACTGGCTACGTCCCATCTCTCTATCACACCGTACACCATATCATTTGTTCCAcacaatgtttttctttaattagCTGTATATTCTTTGTCATTTATTCCCCGTCAGACTCTCTCCTTTTGCACTTTTCCCACTCACTCATTTGGAATTAATGAACCAATCTCACCAAGTGAAATTATGAAAGCCCATGAAAAGGCAACTGGTAATAAAGGACAAGTTGACAAcagacatgtactgtatatataaatatagtatacAACATAAAAATCTGCATTTTGTGTACCATTGCTTGTCATGTCATCCCAAAAAGAACAATTTCAAAACCATTATGATGGTACACTGGCATATAATGAGGAGAGTAGTAGCTCTGtgattgccatggcaacactaCTTTAGTGGTTTATAATAGCAGCGGTCTTTCACAAAATCCTCTTGTGTGTATGTTACTGTCGAGAATCAGGATTAGTGCACCGACAAACTTTGCAGCACACTACAATAATATACACGGCGTCTTTGTGTTTGGCATGTAAATTCACATAATGCAgttatgaacaatttggaattGATTTAAATAATGTCAGATATGGTTATTGAATGCTGTAATGCtggcagaaaataaaaaaaagtaaacaactcTGGAAAGCAATCAGGACAAACTGAGTTACAGTACCTCACAGACGTGAGTACACCCCttcacatttcaataaataggTTATTATACTGGATATTTTCATTGAACATCAGTGAACCAatgtagagtagtcagtgttgtCACTTTTGTTGCCATTGGTTCAGACCGGGGATGAAGCCTGTGTATTATTGGCCGGCGACTAGCAAATTTACACTGCTATTTGCACTGTTAATTTATTCTACTTGCCCTAGATATGCAGAGTTCAGTTTGTTTAATTATCAATAATAACGTATTGTTAAAATCAACCCCTCACATCCAACTCTATATTTGAGGTCTGTTCATCATTGGATAATCGACGTGAGGGTGCATATAAAATGTGAGTGAGTACATTATCTACAAAAGGTAGTGTGAGTACTGCTCTtgaacaacacacacatgcacacactcccTTCTGTAttgctaaatccaattttcactctCACTCCCACGCTTAGTCATGGACACACACTTCAACTGTGCTTGCCCCTCCCACTctcactgtcacacacacacacacacacacatacacacacacacacacacttcaatcTGTTACAGTGTTACCATGGTGACAAGACTGAGACGTACAGACTAAGTTGCTACTTGGTGTCCTGCACGGAGACCCACTTCTTGTTCATACCGAGCGGTTAAAGCCACATACACACAAGATGAGAATTACAGTGTAACTCGTGCTGTCATATGATGGCGGGATTGCGATAATTAGTACGTTGGAGGAATTTTATCACAATATCTATGCAAGTGAAGATGGaacaacaaaaaactgaatattatatatacagtggtatgaaaaggtttgggcatCCCTGATAATTTTCATGATTTTCCTTTTATAAATCActagttgttgggatcagcaatttcagtgaAATATATCATACACCAGAAGAACACGGCAATAAATAAGTGAAATAAAGTTTATCGGATTTACAGAAATTGCGCAAAAATTAAAAGTAGTCAGGTGCATAAATTTGAGCtccccaacaaaaaaataacatcaatatttagtagatcctccttttgcaaAAGGATCCAGAAGTTGCTGAAATATCCTGCTGTTCAACAATGAACAGTCTCAGTAACAACTGTTTTGTCTCTTCTGCCACACCCATCCTCCTGCCTGTTCTCCACCACCTGTACTCCAATCCACTCTCCAGATGATGGGAAAGACTGATGGCGACAACTACACGCTCGACGACATGTTTGTGTCAAGTGCGGCGAAGAGGGAAGGcgaagggagggaggaggaaagGCTGAGGAACAGAGCCGCTGAGGAGAGCAGGAGGCTGGCTACCACCATGGAGAAATGCCGTCATTGTTTCGACAGCCAGGAGCTCCAGAAGCACCTCATAATAGCTATCGGGAGTAAGGTAATCAATGTAGTTTCAGCGTGATAATGCACGTTCCCGTGTTGTAAAGATTGGTAAACaattcctggaagctgaaaACATCCGAGTTCCTGCATGGCCAGCATATTCTCCAGACATGTCACCCATTGAGCATGTTCAGGATGCTCTGGATCCCTGCATTTGATGCTTAATAGTCCTTAATTTTTGAGATTTCACTTTACCTTTTTGTGCATAAATGGCAGAGAGAcactctagtccaggggtcgggaacctttttggctaagagagccatgaaggccagatattttaaaatgtgtatccgtgagagccatatacatttttttaaacattgaatgcaataaaatgtgtgcatttttatgtaagaccaacagttttagatataatgggctctaattacgtagaccaggcacactaccccacgccaatggggtgtggccagcacacgtttgtgagcagcacagtgtctaataataaatctaatacttgctgccattaatacaacttctgctgctgcatggttttgcaccgtactcagtatatttcattcttttggccatcttcgtcagaaggcttggttctgcagctttagctaggtgactatttgactaaaggaggaaagtttacatttacatcttaatggccgaggtacactaccgcattacccagtaataatcgagttttggtgtttgacctggaaaatatcatcaggaaagatagatatggtcggccgtattgcagtagaaaatagatggacggattaaaatgcagaagaaagttgttgatttttaatatttttaacaatgatttctgtgatgtttactttaaaatgttagcaaacatacatttttattgtggtaagaaacgcttgagagccagatacagtcatcaaaagagccctacctggctcccgagccataggttccctacctctgctctagtCTGTTTATTGTGTCGCCCATAGAAAAGCAAGACCACAACAGGTTAATGGCCGCCTTTTTGGCGACACAAAGGATGGACCATTATGGCCACTGTTATTGTCCTTTAACTGTGTCGCCTTCCTAAAACCACACTGTGAActgtaataaactgtaataaatgTGCTTTGCCGACTTCTGTCCAGGTATACCTGAGTCTCCCTGCAGGTGTGTCCATGACGGAGGGCCATTGTCTCATCTGTCCTCTCCAGCATCACTCCGCCGCCACCGTTTTGGATGAAGATATCTGGTCGGAAATGCAGGTGGACCAATCAGACTTCAGTTCAATGGAAATCAAACCAAATGCTGCTACTTAATTGCATGCTTTGTTTTGCACAGCTGTTCCGACGCAGCTTGGTACATATGTTCGAGTCGCAGGACTTGGACTGCGTGTTCATGGAAACACACCTGAACCCACGCAGGAGACAGCACATGGTCCTGGAGTGTATTCCATTACCTCGGGAACTGGGAGACATGGCACCGATATACTTTaaggtgtgtgtatttgcatttatgttattttggcCAGTAGTTCTGATGCTTCTGTTCACAGAAAGCCATCATGGAGTGTGACGAGGAATGGGCCATGAACAAGAAGGTTGTTGACCTCTCTTCAAAGGACATCCGCAAAGCTGTAAGTTTCACGCTACCTCGGTCTAACTTGAACTCTTGCGTCATTTGTTCCTACCAATACCAATTTGTTTCCCTTGTCCTTTTTAGTTCTGTAATATTTTCCTCCCTCCCGCCCATCCTCTTTATTCATTGTCCGCTGTCATGAAATGCTTTACGCCTGGTTAATTGTTTGTGTGCTGCAGGTTCCCCGAGGGCTGCCCTACTTTGCTGTAGACTTTGGACTCCAGGGAGGGTTTGCTCATGTAATTGAAAATGAACAGAAGTTCCCACATTACTTCGGCAAGGTCAGTTTATGCATTAACACTTTCACACAGCACCTGCTCTTTTTCTACTTATTAGTTACCAAGTCATTAGTATCAGTTTCGCTAATCTGCAGACACCATTTTTCGTTACAGTTCCAAATAAGAAACTAGAACACACTTGAGGATGTTGTTACTGTTCCTtgctttaataattaaaaaaaacctgttttaatTGTATTGATGTGCCTTGCTGTCACAGGAAATTGTTGGCGGTATGATGGACTTAGAGCCAAGGCTTTGGAGGAAGATGATTCGTGAGAACTTTGATGATCAGAGGAAAAAGGTTCTGCAGTTTGCACAGTGGTGGAAACCGTATGACTGCACCAAGAGTGAGGCTTAGCAGGACACACAAGCAGACCATATTGGTAGATAATGTACGTACAATATTGCATCTTTTTTTAAGCTACGATATGAAAACATTTTACTTCATTATGAATGGATGAAATACCAATTTATTATCAACAGGACACACAAATAGggattgcattgcattgcaatATATGGCATTTTCCTCATTTTGTCAGTTAGTGTGAGAATATTGATATATTCAAGATGTGAGTATATGAAagtgtataatgtatgtattcCTTAAAACGGTGGggattcatgtttttttctacttttattaACATTGCAAACAAGCACTGTTGACAGTTTACCTGTTTTTCTAGTGAatggcatgcatgcatgttataGTTAGACCAACAAGCTGCACACTATGATCCTTATCCACCTCCTGCATATGCCTGAATTTTGTGCATTATTCGTGAAACCAAGGAAACTAttgaggagaggaaaaaaaaaacataaaagtgaaaaGGAATCCACACTgggatgtttttctttgtttttattgacctTTTCACAACACCTTATGGAAATAGTAGCTCCAAAAAAgtattgtgtttgtgtcaatgcAGTCATGGAACACATGCCCAAGCCCCCTCATCTAGCTTCTCTTAATACAGAGGAGCAGTGGTTCGACTTCGAGTCCCTCCCGGATGACAGAGCTCCTCACCTTATCTGTAAGGGAGAGCCCAGTCGCCTGACGGAGAAAACTCATTGTGTCCGCTTTGCACCCacaatcttgtcctttcagtcagaggtggggaggggggtaggaacgtagatcgaCCTGAGCTTTTGGCTCTGCTCCCTCTTAACCACAAAAGACTGGTGCAGAGtctgcatcactgcagacgccGCACCAGTCCACCTGTTGATCTCtcgttccatccttccctcacttgtgaacgAGACACTGGGGTactaaactcctccacttgggccAGGGTCGGAGATGGGATGCTACCCCTTTCTGGGCAAAATCCATGGACTCCGACTCAGCCGTTTCGCACTGTGCTGCAAACCCATCCAGTGAGAGCTGAAGGTCTGCAGAGACCCAGTCCTGCAGACACCAAACTAGATCCCCTCAACACCCTGGAtgcacctagaaattctgtccataaaagtaatgacCAACTTATTACCAGTAATGCGGACCAAGTCAACTAACCAAATCAGCCAAATTCATAAACAACTACactgaaaccttggttagtgtcattaatccgttccagaaggtcccaCTCTAACCAAATTGGGTCAAATCCCATGAGAAATTGTGTAAATCCatttaatc is part of the Doryrhamphus excisus isolate RoL2022-K1 chromosome 8, RoL_Dexc_1.0, whole genome shotgun sequence genome and encodes:
- the cwf19l2 gene encoding CWF19-like protein 2 isoform X1; the encoded protein is MAAHGVGFESATNIANRKESKRQARQEALEKAKHQYEKEERRKELKRQRGEDTWMLPEVTDRLKEIEDDASVKNKKKKDKKSKKKKEKKKAKKEKRATDASNGSSDSSADSAEEWVEAQSVSQSQPAKAWKVSEKSNPLENNGDSTQSVQSVQRDEWMTFDFLAMKTTSTAERRAEKDRQKEEERAKAQAIEQAGLHKLELNPYWKDGGSGLPPEERAGTVAKKEGPVVNDGGLSWLRKSYQRMKEQAEREQRSLDDVVADRYGSMEEFQQRLAEAEKAVYGQRSRGEGDSGARGRWLEGKEERRETWRRKNPERDQWRRSERDSSPSARDRYSERGRYREGERDKPRHRDSERNSNKDRDRQRDRENQMKKDEERETSRDRERSSIASSSSSSEQNWCHRSSSLGSLKGRFLKPSEDDDIRERPPPTSRSFLKPSLDADDHSGPQTRNLPTVKKSDSLSHQPDSLKKEEERGAVKLITPQCDGKVTKSSDSDSQEEEEEEEEAVPILSEEEMNKLGAKLVKAEIMGNTAMVEKLKCQLEAARKAKENHAAQMKIHQTAKSNQTAGRSSEDREVVLFRTDQSGQAWPVKPLSGPQEPHGGRRKKKSIETHVDGQRVRYFQDDDSVGLQEMVRREKMSSAQDQNALYSRMAAKMMGKTDGDNYTLDDMFVSSAAKREGEGREEERLRNRAAEESRRLATTMEKCRHCFDSQELQKHLIIAIGSKVYLSLPAGVSMTEGHCLICPLQHHSAATVLDEDIWSEMQLFRRSLVHMFESQDLDCVFMETHLNPRRRQHMVLECIPLPRELGDMAPIYFKKAIMECDEEWAMNKKVVDLSSKDIRKAVPRGLPYFAVDFGLQGGFAHVIENEQKFPHYFGKEIVGGMMDLEPRLWRKMIRENFDDQRKKVLQFAQWWKPYDCTKSEA
- the cwf19l2 gene encoding CWF19-like protein 2 isoform X2, which codes for MLPEVTDRLKEIEDDASVKNKKKKDKKSKKKKEKKKAKKEKRATDASNGSSDSSADSAEEWVEAQSVSQSQPAKAWKVSEKSNPLENNGDSTQSVQSVQRDEWMTFDFLAMKTTSTAERRAEKDRQKEEERAKAQAIEQAGLHKLELNPYWKDGGSGLPPEERAGTVAKKEGPVVNDGGLSWLRKSYQRMKEQAEREQRSLDDVVADRYGSMEEFQQRLAEAEKAVYGQRSRGEGDSGARGRWLEGKEERRETWRRKNPERDQWRRSERDSSPSARDRYSERGRYREGERDKPRHRDSERNSNKDRDRQRDRENQMKKDEERETSRDRERSSIASSSSSSEQNWCHRSSSLGSLKGRFLKPSEDDDIRERPPPTSRSFLKPSLDADDHSGPQTRNLPTVKKSDSLSHQPDSLKKEEERGAVKLITPQCDGKVTKSSDSDSQEEEEEEEEAVPILSEEEMNKLGAKLVKAEIMGNTAMVEKLKCQLEAARKAKENHAAQMKIHQTAKSNQTAGRSSEDREVVLFRTDQSGQAWPVKPLSGPQEPHGGRRKKKSIETHVDGQRVRYFQDDDSVGLQEMVRREKMSSAQDQNALYSRMAAKMMGKTDGDNYTLDDMFVSSAAKREGEGREEERLRNRAAEESRRLATTMEKCRHCFDSQELQKHLIIAIGSKVYLSLPAGVSMTEGHCLICPLQHHSAATVLDEDIWSEMQLFRRSLVHMFESQDLDCVFMETHLNPRRRQHMVLECIPLPRELGDMAPIYFKKAIMECDEEWAMNKKVVDLSSKDIRKAVPRGLPYFAVDFGLQGGFAHVIENEQKFPHYFGKEIVGGMMDLEPRLWRKMIRENFDDQRKKVLQFAQWWKPYDCTKSEA